In Rhodanobacter denitrificans, a single window of DNA contains:
- a CDS encoding YfhL family 4Fe-4S dicluster ferredoxin — protein MSLKILDTCVNCDVCEPACPNKAISLGEEFYVIDPALCTECVGHHDEPQCVVVCPVECIVSDPDHVESREQLELKYRQLMAKESAA, from the coding sequence ATGTCCCTGAAGATCCTCGACACCTGCGTCAATTGCGACGTCTGCGAACCGGCCTGCCCGAACAAGGCGATCTCGCTGGGCGAGGAGTTCTACGTGATCGACCCCGCGTTGTGCACCGAGTGCGTCGGTCATCATGACGAGCCGCAGTGCGTGGTGGTGTGCCCGGTCGAATGCATCGTCAGCGACCCCGACCACGTCGAATCGCGTGAACAGCTTGAACTCAAGTATCGCCAGCTGATGGCGAAGGAGTCCGCGGCATGA
- a CDS encoding protein kinase domain-containing protein, with the protein MLYRWSFGKTEFDEGRWQLSMEGVVVELERKPLDVLQYLLHHAGEAVTKEELLATVWEGRIVVEAVLTNAIGKLRKALRDEEQELILTLPKVGYRLDAKVSRRVVEHVPEASRLSVGDLVPRRGNWRLEQALARRGDGEVWLARHTKTGQTRVFKFSLDGFRLTGLKREVTVGRLLEQALDKRPDLVHVIDWDFEQAPYFIEFEYGGVSLDTWQEGGSGIEALPLETRLALFVEAADTVAAAHGVGVLHKDLKPANLLVYGEPGDWHLRVADFGSSRVFDPGLLDNLGITRLGLTQTQALSSDTGTPLYLAPEVMAGQVPTIKSDIYALGVTLYQLIVGDFRRPLSAGWENDIPDPLLRADIAAAANGDPTRRPESVATLAEGIRNLEQRRQKAALEASVRDRIAVAERRAALARARRPWIAAAMLVLVAGTAISLFYAQRSYRSSQQALSAQAKSLADNVRMKAAIGNADALNDFLVHKLLEPADIFSTGKSNTTLLDAWNKAEPKIATSFAGHPKPEINLRGMLARVYDANLQYDKANEQNARSVALLIANPDIPRKYEWEYRLHQGNDLSRLGKLKEAGDVIAPVLKAAAEGKLDDPNLLYSLYSLEARRNENTSPAQAIALSRKALDAAKRETAYPRAAIAAELNLASELETAGQYKEDISLLLDAQKRSTTAYGPKHTITLNVRRNLVMAYAASGKLDQAQRQLDALKVDFIDTYGKNSRWQVGMDRAQANIYALEGQYAKVLPLFASIYQHEKAITGPSGNTTLYDLREYIEVARLVDPKLASRLLDTMDEAIATLPAGAAGQYGATSALQRACVLVAEGQPGKARALAGSLNSTKLDKLDPTGEWSKRAKSLTQPEAAQKSVCATTM; encoded by the coding sequence GTGCTTTACAGGTGGTCGTTCGGCAAGACGGAATTTGACGAGGGGCGCTGGCAGCTGAGCATGGAGGGGGTGGTTGTCGAGCTGGAGCGCAAGCCGCTCGATGTCCTCCAGTACTTGCTGCACCACGCCGGCGAGGCAGTGACCAAGGAGGAACTGCTGGCCACGGTGTGGGAAGGCCGGATCGTGGTCGAGGCCGTGTTGACCAACGCCATCGGTAAGCTGCGCAAGGCGCTGCGGGACGAAGAGCAGGAACTCATACTCACCTTGCCCAAGGTCGGTTATCGCCTGGATGCCAAGGTCAGCCGCCGCGTGGTTGAGCACGTGCCGGAGGCGAGTCGCTTGTCGGTGGGCGACCTTGTCCCGCGTCGCGGCAACTGGCGCTTGGAGCAAGCGCTGGCCCGCCGCGGTGACGGCGAGGTGTGGCTGGCCCGGCATACCAAGACCGGACAAACCCGCGTTTTCAAGTTCAGTCTGGACGGGTTTCGCCTGACCGGTCTCAAACGCGAGGTCACGGTTGGGCGACTGCTGGAACAGGCGCTGGACAAACGCCCGGATCTCGTCCATGTCATCGACTGGGATTTCGAGCAGGCACCGTACTTCATTGAATTCGAATATGGCGGCGTCAGCCTGGATACTTGGCAAGAAGGCGGGAGCGGTATCGAAGCCCTGCCGCTGGAAACGCGCCTGGCGCTCTTCGTGGAGGCTGCCGACACCGTGGCGGCCGCGCATGGCGTCGGCGTGTTGCACAAGGATCTGAAGCCGGCCAACCTGCTGGTATACGGTGAACCGGGCGATTGGCACCTGCGCGTGGCGGATTTCGGCAGCAGCCGAGTGTTCGATCCAGGGCTGCTGGATAATCTGGGCATTACCCGACTGGGGCTCACGCAGACCCAGGCACTGTCGTCGGACACCGGTACTCCGCTGTACTTGGCACCGGAAGTCATGGCAGGACAGGTGCCCACCATCAAGAGCGACATCTACGCACTCGGCGTCACCTTGTACCAACTCATTGTGGGCGACTTCCGGCGACCACTGTCTGCCGGATGGGAGAACGACATCCCCGACCCCTTGCTGCGAGCCGACATCGCGGCGGCGGCCAACGGAGATCCCACACGGCGCCCGGAGTCGGTGGCCACCCTGGCTGAAGGCATCCGCAATCTGGAGCAACGCCGGCAGAAGGCGGCACTCGAAGCCAGCGTGCGGGATCGCATTGCCGTTGCCGAGCGACGCGCTGCACTGGCGCGTGCCCGGCGGCCGTGGATCGCCGCCGCCATGCTGGTACTGGTCGCAGGTACGGCGATTTCGCTGTTCTATGCGCAGCGCTCATATCGGAGCTCGCAACAAGCTCTGTCCGCCCAAGCCAAATCGCTGGCGGACAACGTCAGGATGAAGGCCGCGATTGGGAATGCGGATGCTCTCAACGACTTTCTGGTGCACAAGTTGCTGGAACCAGCCGACATCTTCAGCACCGGAAAGAGCAACACGACCCTGCTGGATGCATGGAACAAGGCCGAACCAAAGATAGCCACAAGCTTTGCCGGTCACCCCAAGCCGGAAATCAACCTGCGCGGCATGTTGGCCCGCGTCTACGACGCCAACCTTCAATACGACAAGGCCAACGAGCAAAATGCCCGGTCGGTGGCCCTACTGATCGCCAACCCGGACATTCCCCGCAAATATGAGTGGGAATACCGCCTGCACCAAGGCAACGATCTATCCAGGCTCGGTAAGCTGAAGGAGGCCGGCGACGTCATCGCGCCCGTTCTCAAGGCTGCCGCTGAAGGGAAGCTCGACGACCCCAATCTGCTTTACTCGCTTTACAGCCTCGAAGCACGCCGCAACGAAAACACTTCGCCGGCACAAGCCATAGCACTTTCCCGGAAAGCCCTCGACGCCGCCAAACGGGAGACAGCCTATCCTCGGGCTGCAATTGCCGCCGAGTTGAACTTGGCCAGCGAACTGGAAACGGCCGGTCAATATAAGGAGGACATCTCGCTGCTACTGGATGCACAGAAAAGGTCGACCACCGCCTACGGGCCGAAGCACACGATCACGCTCAATGTTCGCCGAAACTTGGTCATGGCCTACGCCGCATCCGGCAAGCTTGATCAAGCGCAGCGCCAACTGGATGCCCTCAAGGTGGATTTTATCGACACCTATGGAAAAAACTCCCGATGGCAGGTTGGTATGGATCGGGCGCAAGCCAACATCTACGCGCTGGAAGGGCAATATGCCAAGGTTCTCCCGCTATTCGCTTCAATCTACCAGCATGAGAAGGCGATCACGGGCCCCAGCGGGAACACCACTCTCTACGATCTGCGCGAGTACATTGAGGTCGCCCGACTGGTCGATCCCAAGCTCGCCAGCCGGCTACTCGACACCATGGATGAGGCCATCGCCACCCTTCCTGCGGGAGCCGCTGGCCAGTACGGTGCCACCTCTGCCTTACAACGAGCTTGCGTACTGGTT
- the mutY gene encoding A/G-specific adenine glycosylase has protein sequence MNASLAPRLLRWFDQHGRKDLPWQRALDDGRRDAYRVWLSEVMLQQTQVATVLGYFERFVNALPTLRALAAADEDTVLALWSGLGYYRRARFLHRAAQLCVERHGGELPRDFDALAALPGIGRSTAGAILAQAHGLRFAILDGNVKRVLARHHGIHGYPGDSAVEKQLWQHAEAHTPAARVADYTQAIMDLGATVCVRARPRCADCPLAADCVARRDGLTAQLPGRKPAKSIPTRATVMLVLRDRRGRVLLERRGPQGVWSGLWSLPEASDPDGAWRLAQQHARIDDAQALAPFTHVFSHYKLAIEPLLFDHATAQRGIADNPQLRWCDADELGALGLPAPVRSLLLQINDKP, from the coding sequence ATGAATGCATCCCTGGCCCCCCGCCTGCTGCGCTGGTTCGACCAGCACGGCCGCAAGGACCTGCCATGGCAACGCGCACTCGATGACGGCCGGCGCGACGCCTACCGCGTGTGGCTGTCCGAGGTGATGCTGCAGCAGACCCAGGTTGCCACCGTGCTCGGCTACTTCGAGCGCTTCGTCAACGCGCTGCCCACCCTGCGCGCACTGGCCGCTGCCGACGAGGACACCGTGCTGGCGCTGTGGTCGGGCCTCGGCTACTACCGCCGCGCGCGCTTCCTGCATCGCGCCGCGCAGCTCTGCGTCGAGCGGCACGGCGGCGAACTGCCGCGCGACTTCGACGCGCTGGCCGCGCTGCCCGGCATCGGCCGCTCCACCGCCGGTGCGATCCTGGCGCAGGCGCACGGGCTGCGCTTCGCCATCCTCGACGGCAACGTCAAGCGCGTGCTGGCGCGCCACCACGGCATCCACGGCTACCCCGGCGACAGCGCAGTGGAAAAGCAGCTGTGGCAACACGCCGAGGCGCACACGCCGGCCGCGCGCGTCGCCGACTACACCCAGGCGATCATGGACCTGGGCGCCACCGTCTGCGTGCGTGCGCGCCCGCGCTGCGCGGACTGCCCGCTGGCCGCCGACTGCGTCGCCCGCCGCGACGGCCTCACCGCGCAGCTGCCCGGGCGCAAGCCGGCGAAATCCATCCCCACCCGCGCCACCGTGATGCTGGTCCTGCGCGACCGCCGCGGCCGCGTGCTGCTGGAGCGGCGCGGTCCGCAAGGCGTGTGGTCCGGCCTGTGGAGCCTGCCCGAAGCCAGCGACCCGGACGGCGCCTGGCGTCTCGCGCAGCAGCACGCGCGGATCGACGACGCGCAGGCGCTCGCCCCGTTCACCCACGTCTTCAGCCATTACAAGCTCGCCATCGAGCCGCTGCTGTTCGACCACGCGACAGCGCAGCGCGGCATCGCCGATAATCCGCAGCTGCGCTGGTGCGACGCCGACGAACTGGGCGCACTCGGTCTGCCCGCGCCGGTGCGCAGCCTCCTGCTGCAGATCAACGACAAGCCTTGA
- a CDS encoding oxidative damage protection protein produces the protein MSRTIHCAKLGTDAEGLDFAPWPGPLGQRIYAEISKPAWQQWLAHQTTLINEYRLNPLDPKARKYLGEQMEKFLFGGDFDHAAGFTPPNLES, from the coding sequence ATGAGCCGTACCATCCACTGCGCCAAGCTCGGCACCGACGCCGAAGGCCTCGACTTCGCCCCCTGGCCCGGGCCGCTCGGCCAGCGCATCTACGCCGAGATTTCCAAACCCGCCTGGCAGCAATGGCTGGCCCACCAGACCACCCTGATCAACGAATACCGGCTCAACCCGCTCGACCCGAAGGCTCGCAAGTACCTCGGCGAACAGATGGAGAAATTCCTGTTCGGCGGCGACTTCGACCATGCCGCCGGCTTTACCCCGCCCAACCTCGAGTCTTGA
- the ftsY gene encoding signal recognition particle-docking protein FtsY, which yields MLKFWKKKPAETGPADKEEKHAVVVTTADAVAPESGDGPLHEALAEIAAPAETQLETERFAVPAGDDVAETATPARRSWRERLSGSAFARSLGSLFVRHPKLDDDLLDELETALIGADVGIEASTELVESLRKRMHKREFADAPTLLAALREALLVLLRPVEQPLQVAGRQPFVVLVVGINGAGKTTTIGKLARRWSDEKRAVMLAAGDTFRAAAVEQLKTWGERNAVPVISQGQDADAASVIFDALQAARSRGADVLIADTAGRLHTQGGLMDELGKIARVLKKLDADAPHEVLMVIDGTTGQNAVSQVRQFRQIVGVTGLVVTKLDGTAKGGVVFALAREFGLPIRFVGLGESATDLRVFEAAAFVDGLLPASLGGEAPGHD from the coding sequence ATGCTCAAGTTCTGGAAGAAAAAGCCCGCTGAAACGGGGCCTGCCGACAAGGAGGAGAAGCACGCCGTCGTCGTGACAACCGCCGACGCCGTCGCACCGGAGAGCGGCGATGGCCCCCTGCACGAAGCGCTGGCAGAAATCGCCGCGCCGGCGGAAACCCAGCTCGAAACCGAACGCTTCGCGGTGCCGGCCGGCGATGACGTCGCCGAAACGGCGACCCCGGCCAGGCGCAGCTGGCGCGAACGGCTGTCCGGCAGCGCCTTCGCGCGCAGCCTCGGCTCGCTGTTCGTGCGTCACCCGAAACTCGACGACGACCTGCTCGACGAACTGGAAACCGCCCTGATCGGCGCCGACGTCGGCATCGAGGCCAGCACCGAGCTGGTAGAGAGCCTGCGCAAACGCATGCACAAGCGCGAGTTTGCCGACGCCCCGACGCTGCTGGCTGCGCTGCGCGAGGCGTTGCTGGTCCTGCTCAGGCCGGTCGAGCAGCCGCTGCAGGTGGCCGGCCGGCAACCGTTCGTAGTGCTGGTGGTCGGCATCAACGGCGCCGGCAAGACCACCACCATCGGCAAGCTGGCGCGCCGCTGGAGCGACGAGAAACGCGCGGTGATGCTGGCCGCCGGCGACACCTTCCGCGCCGCCGCGGTCGAGCAGCTGAAGACCTGGGGCGAGCGCAACGCGGTGCCGGTGATCTCGCAGGGCCAGGATGCCGACGCCGCCAGCGTGATCTTCGACGCGCTGCAGGCGGCGCGCTCGCGAGGTGCCGACGTGCTGATCGCCGACACCGCCGGCCGGCTGCACACCCAGGGCGGCCTGATGGACGAGCTGGGCAAGATCGCCCGCGTACTGAAGAAGCTCGATGCCGACGCGCCGCACGAGGTGCTGATGGTGATCGACGGCACCACCGGCCAGAACGCGGTCAGCCAGGTGCGCCAGTTCCGCCAGATCGTCGGCGTCACCGGGCTGGTGGTGACCAAGCTCGACGGCACCGCCAAGGGCGGCGTGGTGTTCGCGCTGGCGCGCGAGTTCGGCCTGCCGATCCGCTTCGTCGGCCTGGGCGAGAGCGCCACCGACCTGCGCGTGTTCGAAGCCGCGGCGTTCGTCGACGGCCTGCTGCCGGCCAGCCTCGGCGGCGAGGCGCCGGGCCATGACTGA
- a CDS encoding membrane assembly protein AsmA, whose amino-acid sequence MSRRLRLTLLALGGVALTLLLAAVIAVYILLQPERFTRMLQTQARSAGLELNLASPASPTLFPRPALGLDGITLNAAGAGAPILLAAHGQLVLPWHTVLGGPTVISQLQIESPRVDLDALQDWLAVLPAQAEGAPPNIPRIDTGVSISRGSVVRGNQVLLGNVSLEAGSLISGQPFPLALSAVTAAGTPLRLRLSATPRIEGNALQLNNITLHLSQGSTTTLALTGQARWHGAADAAASLAGKLDQASAGQYDVSLQLTPADQSNPLLLTLKLDGPANHADLRLPPLALAHWWSQLGDPQGPQLSVPPGSGHAEIAQLDAGGIHIEGLAIRAGDAVPAPAGTVAAPAKPAGKKQP is encoded by the coding sequence ATGTCGCGCCGACTGCGGCTGACCCTGCTGGCCCTTGGCGGCGTCGCGCTGACACTGCTGCTCGCCGCGGTGATCGCGGTCTACATCCTGCTGCAGCCGGAGCGCTTCACCCGCATGCTGCAGACCCAGGCGCGCAGCGCCGGGCTCGAACTGAACCTGGCCAGCCCGGCCAGCCCGACCCTGTTCCCGCGACCGGCACTGGGCCTGGACGGCATCACGCTCAATGCCGCAGGCGCCGGCGCGCCAATCCTGCTGGCCGCGCACGGCCAGCTGGTGCTGCCGTGGCATACCGTGCTCGGCGGCCCCACGGTGATCTCGCAACTGCAGATCGAGTCGCCGCGGGTCGACCTCGACGCGCTGCAGGACTGGCTCGCCGTGCTGCCTGCGCAAGCCGAGGGCGCGCCGCCGAACATCCCGCGCATCGACACCGGCGTCAGCATCAGCCGCGGCAGCGTGGTGCGCGGCAACCAGGTGCTGCTCGGCAATGTCTCGCTCGAAGCCGGCAGCCTGATTTCCGGCCAGCCGTTCCCGCTCGCGCTGTCCGCCGTCACCGCCGCCGGCACGCCGCTGCGGCTGCGGCTGTCCGCCACGCCGCGCATCGAGGGCAACGCGCTGCAGCTCAACAACATCACCCTGCACCTGTCGCAGGGCAGCACCACGACGCTCGCGCTCACCGGCCAGGCACGCTGGCACGGCGCCGCCGACGCCGCCGCCAGCCTTGCCGGCAAGCTCGACCAGGCCAGTGCCGGCCAGTACGACGTCTCGCTGCAGCTGACCCCCGCCGACCAGAGCAACCCGCTGCTGCTCACGCTGAAACTCGACGGCCCCGCCAACCACGCCGACCTGCGCCTGCCGCCGCTGGCGCTGGCGCACTGGTGGAGCCAGCTGGGCGACCCGCAGGGGCCGCAATTGAGCGTGCCGCCGGGCAGCGGCCATGCCGAGATCGCGCAGCTCGACGCCGGCGGCATCCACATCGAGGGTCTCGCCATCCGTGCCGGCGACGCCGTGCCCGCGCCGGCCGGAACGGTAGCCGCACCGGCGAAACCCGCCGGCAAGAAGCAGCCATGA
- the coaD gene encoding pantetheine-phosphate adenylyltransferase, giving the protein MGNPRLAVYPGTFDPITNGHTDLVTRAAPLFDKVVVAVADSSSKGPGFSIGERITLARLALADLPNVEVRGFDCLLATFVQDIGAGVIIRGLRAVSDFEYEFQLASMNRHLIPQAETLFLTPAEQYSFISSSLVREIGRLGGDISGFVHPAVQQAMRQRWQKGRTGHNKQPETEGDHHA; this is encoded by the coding sequence TTGGGCAATCCGCGCCTGGCCGTCTATCCGGGCACCTTCGATCCGATCACCAACGGCCATACCGACCTGGTGACGCGGGCGGCACCGCTGTTCGACAAGGTGGTGGTGGCGGTGGCCGACAGTTCCAGCAAGGGGCCCGGCTTCAGCATCGGCGAGCGGATCACCCTGGCGCGGCTGGCGCTGGCCGACCTGCCGAACGTGGAGGTGCGCGGCTTCGACTGCCTGCTGGCCACCTTCGTGCAGGATATCGGCGCTGGCGTGATCATCCGCGGGCTGCGCGCGGTGTCGGACTTCGAATACGAGTTCCAACTGGCCAGCATGAACCGGCATCTGATTCCGCAGGCCGAGACGCTGTTCCTGACGCCGGCGGAACAATACAGTTTCATCTCCTCCTCGCTGGTGCGCGAGATCGGCCGCCTCGGCGGCGATATCTCCGGTTTCGTGCATCCGGCGGTACAACAGGCCATGCGGCAGCGCTGGCAGAAGGGCCGGACCGGCCACAACAAGCAACCCGAAACGGAAGGTGACCACCATGCGTAA
- the rsmD gene encoding 16S rRNA (guanine(966)-N(2))-methyltransferase RsmD gives MNDMRRAAPGRIRIIGGSLRNSRLEVPNLPGLRPTAERVRETLFNWLAPVIDGARCLDLCAGTGALGIEALSRGAAAVQFVERDARAAQALRANLARLKADGGQVAALEAEAFLRGTAQPCDVVFLDPPFALELWPALARQLEQGGWLAARAWIYVESPRGPAPALPPNWQLHREGQAGEVRFALYRRALPLS, from the coding sequence ATGAACGACATGCGCCGGGCCGCGCCGGGGCGCATCCGCATCATCGGCGGCAGCCTGCGCAATTCGCGGCTGGAGGTGCCGAACCTGCCCGGCCTGCGCCCCACCGCCGAGCGGGTGCGCGAAACCCTGTTCAACTGGCTGGCGCCGGTGATCGACGGCGCGCGCTGCCTGGACCTGTGCGCGGGTACCGGCGCGCTCGGCATCGAGGCGCTGTCGCGCGGCGCGGCCGCCGTGCAGTTCGTCGAGCGCGACGCGCGCGCGGCGCAGGCGTTGCGCGCGAATCTGGCGCGGCTCAAGGCCGACGGCGGCCAGGTGGCGGCACTGGAGGCGGAGGCGTTCCTGCGCGGCACGGCACAGCCCTGCGACGTGGTGTTCCTCGATCCGCCGTTCGCGCTGGAGCTGTGGCCGGCGCTGGCGCGGCAGCTGGAGCAGGGTGGCTGGCTCGCCGCGCGGGCCTGGATCTACGTGGAGTCGCCGCGCGGCCCCGCACCGGCGCTGCCGCCGAACTGGCAGTTGCATCGCGAAGGCCAGGCCGGCGAGGTGCGCTTTGCGCTCTATCGGCGCGCGCTTCCGTTAAGCTAG